One Scophthalmus maximus strain ysfricsl-2021 chromosome 9, ASM2237912v1, whole genome shotgun sequence genomic region harbors:
- the LOC118319690 gene encoding endothelin receptor type B-like, whose amino-acid sequence MRAVALLCLLMVAEVAASRFARDSEAGPEASEPSRSNASLPLPPPQPGRARGSFPPMCINPTEIKHAFKYVNTLVSCLIFVVGLIGNSTLLRIIYKNKCMRNGPNVLIGSLALGDLLYIIIAIPINVFKLIAEDWPFGVYACKLVPFIQKTSVGITVLSLCALSVDRYHAVTSWSRVKGMGIPLWKAVEVTLIWLLAVVLAVPEALAFDMLEIPYRGNKLRVCLLHPEQTISFMKFYQDVKDWWLFGFYFCFPLACTGIFYTLMSCEMLSRKKGMRIALNDHMKQRREVAKTVFCLVLIFALCWLPLHLSRILKKTIYDQNDPNRCELLGFLLVMDYIGINMASLNSCINPIALYFVSQKFKNCFQSCLCCWCYRMSPLDERGSGGRWKGSCHGNGLDRSSSRSSQKYTSSS is encoded by the exons ATGAGGGCCGTCGCTCTGCTGTGTCTCCTGATGGTCGCGGAGGTCGCAGCCTCCAGGTTCGCCCGCGACTCCGAGGCCGGGCCCGAGGCCTCGGAGCCGTCCAGGAGCAACGCCTCCCTCCCGCTGCCTCCGCCACAGCCGGGCCGAGCGCGGGGCTCCTTCCCCCCCATGTGCATAAATCCCACGGAGATCAAGCACGCCTTCAAGTACGTGAACACCCTCGTGTCCTGCCTGATCTTCGTGGTCGGGCTCATCGGCAACTCGACACTGCTCAGGATCATTTATAAGAACAAGTGCATGAGGAATGGGCCAAACGTCCTGATTGGCAGCCTGGCACTGGGGGACCTGCTGTacatcatcatcgccatccCCATCAATGTGTTTAAG cTCATAGCTGAGGACTGGCCGTTCGGCGTGTACGCCTGCAAGCTGGTGCCGTTCATCCAGAAAACTTCGGTGGGAATCACTGTCCTCAGCCTGTGCGCCCTCAGCGTCGACCG CTACCATGCAGTGACGTCATGGAGCAGGGTGAAGGGGATGGGGATCCCTCTGTGGAAAGCGGTGGAGGTGACCCTGATCTGGCTGCTGGCCGTGGTGCTGGCAGTGCCCGAGGCACTGGCCTTCGACATGCTGGAGATACCGTACAGGGGCAACAAGCTGCGCGTGTGCCTGCTGCACCCAGAACAGACCATCAGCTTCATGAAG TTCTACCAGGATGTGAAAGATTGGTGGCTGTTTGGTTTCTACTTCTGCTTCCCACTGGCCTGCACAGGAATCTTCTACACACTCATGTCCTGTGAGATGCTCAGTCGTAAAAAAGGCATGCGCATCGCCCTCAACGACCACATGAAGCAG CGGAGGGAAGTGGCGAAGACGGTGTTCTGCTTGGTGTTGATTTTTGCTCTCTGCTGGCTCCCCCTTCACCTCAGCCGCATTTTGAAGAAAACTATTTATGACCAAAACGACCCCAACCGCTGTGAACTGCTCGG CTTCCTGTTAGTGATGGATTACATCGGCATCAACATGGCCTCCCTCAACTCCTGCATTAACCCGATCGCCCTTTACTTTGTCAGCCAGAAGTTTAAAAACTGCTTCCAG TCATGCCTGTGCTGCTGGTGCTACAGAATGTCTCCCCTGGACGAGCGAGGTTCGGGAGGACGCTGGAAGGGCTCCTGCCACGGGAATGGACTTGACCGCTCCAGCTCCCGCTCCAGTCAGAAATACACAAGctcatcataa
- the sybl1 gene encoding vesicle-associated membrane protein 7, whose product MAILFAVVARGTTILAKHAWCGGNFLEVTEQILAKIPSENNKLTYSHGSYLFHYICHDRIIYLCITDDDFERSRAFSFLSEVKKRFQTTYGSRAQTALPYAMNSEFSSAMAAQMKHHSDPRGSDRITESQMQVDDLKGIMVRNIDLVAQRGEKLELLIDKTENLVDSSVTFKTTSRNLARAMCMKNLKLTVVIVLVCLVVLYVVVSAACGGPRWQSCVK is encoded by the exons atggcgatccTGTTTGCGGTGGTGGCTCGTGGAACCACCATCCTGGCCAAGCACGCCTGGTGCGGTGGGAACTTCCTGGAAGTCACCGAACAGATCTTGGCCAAAATCCCCTCGGAGAATAACAAATTGACTTACAGCCACggcag CTATCTTTTTCATTACATATGCCATGACAGAATCATTTACCTGTGTATCACTGATGAC GACTTTGAGAGATCTCGTGCTTTCAGCTTCCTCAGTGAAGTCAAGAAGCGTTTCCAGACCACGTACGGGTCTCGAGCGCAAACAGCCCTGCCCTACGCCATGAACAGCGAGTTCTCCTCGGCAATGGCAGCTCAGATG aAACACCACTCGGACCCACGCGGATCGGACCGTATCACTGAGAGTCAGATGCAAGTGGATGACCTGAAGGGCATTATGGTCCGCAACATAG ATTTGGTTgctcagagaggagagaagctggAGTTGCTGATTGACAAGACGGAAAACCTTGTAGATTCT TCTGTAACATTCAAGACCACGAGTCGTAACCTTGCACGAGCCATGTGCATGAAGAACCTCAAGCTGACCGTTGTCATTGTGCTGGTGTGCCTG GTCGTCCTTTACGTTGTTGTCTCTGCTGCCTGCGGAGGACCCCGCTGGCAAAGTTGTGTCAAATGA
- the polr1d gene encoding DNA-directed RNA polymerases I and III subunit RPAC2 → MAGEGEKKPVLEMVQADGADEGCVTFVLHDEDHTLGNSLRYLIMKNGDVDFCGYTITHPSESKINFRIQTRGGVAATEPLRRGLNELSDVCQHVLNTFQARVNEFKERQEQPME, encoded by the exons ATGGCTGGAGAAGGCGAAAAGAAACCTGTCCTGGAGATG GTCCAGGCTGATGGGGCTGATGAGGGCTGTGTGACGTTTGTTCTGCATGATGAAGACCATACACTGGGGAACTCCCTCAGATATCTCATCATGAAAAa CGGGGATGTGGACTTTTGTGGCTACACCATCACCCACCCTTCTGAGAGCAAGATCAACTTTCGCATTCAGACACGAG GGGGCGTTGCGGCCACGGAGCCTCTGCGGAGGGGCCTGAACGAGCTCAGCGATGTCTGTCAACACGTTCTCAACACCTTTCAG GCGAGGGTTAATGAGTTCAAAGAAAGGCAGGAGCAACCCATGGAATGA